A single Ziziphus jujuba cultivar Dongzao chromosome 11, ASM3175591v1 DNA region contains:
- the LOC107434401 gene encoding uncharacterized protein LOC107434401: protein MAEPPDENDNENGWRQLVLNNRYGLRYNPTPEILVTQILRRRVQGHLHRIPSNVLCYFRECSKFDFFQLPEYYRRRASLYFCRRMAPAAEAAGGVEVTPAGWTRSEGPIAFNINDGEGRYATYQKMNSRVIVTEYRLLPQEPNNEIALYRIVAREF from the exons ATGGCCGAACCACCCGATGAGAATGACAATGAGAATGGGTGGAGGCAGTTGGTGTTAAACAATCGCTATGGTTTACGATACAATCCTACGCCTGAAATTCTGGTAACGCAAATATTACGCAGAAGGGTTCAAGGACACCTCCATCGAATTCCCTCCAATGTTCTCTGTTACTTCCGAGAGTGCTCTAAATTCGACTTCTTTCAACTCCCTGAATATTACCGACGGAGGG CCAGCTTATACTTTTGCCGTAGAATGGCGCCGGCAGCGGAGGCAGCCGGTGGAGTGGAGGTTACTCCGGCGGGTTGGACGAGAAGTGAGGGGCCCATTGCATTTAACATCAACGATGGAGAGGGAAGGTACGCCACGTATCAGAAGATGAATTCGAGAGTTATTGTCACCGAATACCGATTGTTACCTCAAGAACCAAACAACGAAATCGCTCTCTACAGGATTGTAGCCCGAGAGTTCTGA
- the LOC107434404 gene encoding dirigent protein 21-like, with the protein MAKTLQNLTPIFFFFFFFPLTIANAHDDHTFAKTSTPENLEVKPVKLTHLHFYFHDNITGRIPTSVRVAGGPKVKNKPLTDFSAVLNFGTVVVMDDPLTVGPEPTSKLVGRAQGIYSTASQTEVAFLMVLNYVFLEGKYNGSTLSILGRNSILSKVREMPIVGGSGIFRFAKGCAQARTYSFNTTNGDAVVEYNVYVYHY; encoded by the coding sequence ATGGCCAAGACTCTTCAAAACCTCACtccaatcttcttcttcttcttctttttccccttGACCATTGCCAATGCACACGATGATCATACTTTCGCCAAAACATCAACCCCAGAAAACTTGGAAGTCAAGCCAGTAAAACTAACCCACCTCCATTTCTACTTCCACGACAACATCACAGGACGAATTCCTACATCCGTCAGAGTCGCCGGAGGACCAAAAGTTAAGAACAAACCCTTGACGGATTTCAGTGCTGTGTTGAATTTTGGTACTGTGGTGGTGATGGACGATCCGTTGACAGTGGGTCCTGAGCCGACCTCTAAACTGGTTGGAAGAGCACAAGGGATATATAGCACAGCATCACAAACCGAGGTTGCGTTTCTAATGGTTCTGAACTACGTTTTCTTGGAAGGTAAATATAATGGTAGCACGCTTAGCATCTTGGGAAGGAACAGCATATTATCGAAGGTGAGAGAGATGCCAATCGTTGGAGGAAGTGGGATTTTCAGGTTCGCCAAAGGCTGTGCTCAAGCCAGGACTTACAGCTTTAACACCACTAATGGTGATGCTGTGGTGGAGTATAATGTCTATGTCTACCATTATTAA